The Alnus glutinosa chromosome 7, dhAlnGlut1.1, whole genome shotgun sequence genome includes a region encoding these proteins:
- the LOC133872601 gene encoding uncharacterized mitochondrial protein AtMg00810-like, producing the protein MDGTKPYSATCTSGKRLIASDGDPLPEPSLYHHIISALQYCTLTRPGISFTVNQLCQFLHCPTPTHLSAAKRMLCYLKGTSDFGLLFTKGSLHLYAYCDSDWAGDPSDCRSTGGYGVFLGSSLISWHAKKQPVVSRSSTEAEYRSLAVTIAELYWLRMLFRELQVWLPTPPKI; encoded by the coding sequence ATGGATGGTACTAAGCCCTACTCGGCCACGTGTACCTCTGGCAAGCGGCTCATTGCATCAGATGGTGATCCTCTCCCTGAGCCTTCCCTGTACCACCACATCATTAGTGCCCTTCAGTATTGCACGCTTACAAGGCCCGGCATCTCCTTCACAGTCAACCAGCTGTGTCAGTTCCTTCATTGTCCCACACCCACCCATCTTAGTGCTGCTAAGCGTATGCTCTGTTATTTGAAAGGGACTTCTGATTTTGGTCTTCTCTTCACCAAGGGCTCCCTGCACCTCTATGCCTACTGTGACTCGGACTGGGCAGGGGACCCTTCAGATTGCAGGTCCACCGGTGGCTATGGGGTGTTTCTTGGCTCTAGCTTGATTTCCTGGCATGCCAAGAAGCAGCCTGTGGTCTCCCGCTCTAGCACCGAAGCAGAATATCGCTCCTTAGCCGTCACCATTGCCGAACTTTATTGGCTAAGGATGCTTTTTAGAGAACTTCAGGTCTGGCTTCCTACTCCTCCCAAGATCTAG
- the LOC133873719 gene encoding iridoid oxidase-like, protein MEYEALGFLLALLLWVAWVIMIQRRDRHVRLEEQGDQLPPGPRSWPVVGNIFQLGWAPVPHEFFAKLARRHGPIMTLWLGSMSTVVISSKEVARDMFKNHDVVLAGRKIYEAMKGDYGNEGSIITAQYGSHWRMLRRLCTSEFFVSSRLEAMRGVRGRCIDEMVQYIEDASASGTKGIDVGRFFFLMAFNLLGNLMFSKDLLDPKSERGAKFFYHAGKVMELAGKPNVADFLPILRWLDPQGIRRKTQFHGERTFEIAGGFIAERMESMENGHNGEEIKRKDYLDVLLEFRGDGVEEPLRLSSRAINVAVLEMFMARTDTTTSTLEWAMAELLHNPETLKKVQAELRIALSPNKKLEEKDIENLPYLRAVIKETLRLHPPLPFLFPHMPMDSCNMLGYSIPKETQILVNVWAIGRDPKTWDDPLVFKPERFLEPKVVDFKGHHFEFIPFGSGRRMCPAMPLASRVLSLALGSLLHSFDWELADGLKAEEMDMAERMGLTLRKAVPLKAVPIPFKRHHTCCRLYMLHERCQQVSISGNKD, encoded by the exons ATGGAGTACGAGGCTCTGGGGTTTCTCCTAGCTCTATTGCTATGGGTTGCATGGGTAATAATGATACAGCGCCGCGACCGACACGTTCGACTGGAGGAGCAAGGTGATCAGCTCCCACCAGGGCCTAGATCGTGGCCAGTGGTTGGAAACATTTTCCAGTTGGGTTGGGCACCTGTACCCCACGAGTTCTTTGCAAAGCTGGCTCGACGGCACGGTCCCATCATGACCCTTTGGCTAGGGTCAATGAGCACGGTGGTCATCTCGTCCAAAGAAGTGGCCCGAGACATGTTCAAGAACCATGATGTGGTTCTTGCCGGTAGGAAGATCTACGAGGCCATGAAGGGGGACTATGGCAATGAGGGTTCCATCATTACTGCTCAATATGGATCTCACTGGCGAATGTTGAGGCGCTTGTGCACCTCGGAGTTTTTCGTCTCAAGCCGTCTAGAAGCCATGAGAG GTGTTCGTGGGAGGTGCATCGATGAAATGGTGCAGTACATAGAAGACGCTAGTGCATCTGGTACCAAAGGCATCGATGTTGGGAGGTTCTTCTTCTTGATGGCTTTCAATCTTTTAGGAAACCTTATGTTTTCAAAAGACCTGCTGGACCCCAAATCAGAGAGAGGGGCCAAGTTCTTCTACCATGCAGGCAAGGTGATGGAGTTGGCAGGGAAGCCGAACGTCGcggatttcttgccaattcttaggtGGCTTGACCCACAAGGTATAAGAAGAAAGACCCAGTTCCATGGCGAACGAACCTTTGAAATCGCAGGGGGGTTCATTGCAGAGAGGATGGAGAGCATGGAAAATGGTCATAATGGTGAAGAAATCAAGAGAAAGGACTACTTGGATGTGCTTTTGGAGTTTCGTGGTGATGGTGTGGAGGAACCCTTAAGGCTTTCTTCAAGAGCTATCAACGTCGCAGTGCTT GAGATGTTTATGGCGAGGACGGACACAACGACGAGCACATTGGAGTGGGCAATGGCTGAGCTTCTCCACAACCCTGAAACTTTGAAAAAAGTCCAGGCGGAGCTGAGGATTGCCCTAAGCCCAAACAAGAAGCTCGAAGAGAAGGACATCGAGAACCTCCCGTACCTCAGAGCTGTCATAAAGGAAACGCTAAGGCTACACCCACCTCTCCCTTTCCTATTCCCCCACATGCCCATGGACTCCTGCAACATGCTCGGCTACTCTATTCCAAAAGAAACACAAATCCTAGTTAACGTTTGGGCGATTGGACGAGACCCCAAGACTTGGGACGACCCTTTGGTTTTCAAGCCGGAGAGGTTCCTGGAGCCAAAAGTGGTGGATTTCAAGGGGCACCATTTTGAGTTCATACCCTTTGGATCTGGGCGACGCATGTGCCCAGCCATGCCACTCGCCTCCCGTGTGCTTTCACTGGCTCTAGGGTCTCTCCTGCACTCATTTGACTGGGAGTTGGCCGACGGGCTTAAGGCCGAGGAGATGGACATGGCCGAAAGGATGGGGCTAACGCTCAGGAAAGCTGTCCCATTGAAGGCTGTGCCAATACCTTTCAAACGGCACCATACGTGTTG TCGACTATACATGTTGCATGAGCGATGCCAACAAGTTTCAATTTCCGGGAACAAAGATTAG